In Paroedura picta isolate Pp20150507F chromosome 15, Ppicta_v3.0, whole genome shotgun sequence, the genomic window GGACTGGTAAATTCCCATTTTGGTgcagctgaagaagtgtgcgtgcacacaaaagctcgcaCCTCGCATAAAACCCGTTGAAGGTGTCGCTGGACTGTTCCCCTTTTCAGTCTGACTCAACCGGTGCGTCGCTGCTCTATGGCAAAACCAAAAACCACTGTGGTTGTGCTGAGGAAGAGATGAGAGGAGCTTACCCAGCCTGGCTTCCACGGGGTTAATGACGTGGGGCAGGCTGTGGGCACCGAGTATGAAGCTGTTGGAACGAGCATCAAAGCGGGGCACGACCCCCAGGGCTGCATAGTAGAGGATCTGGAGAAAGGAAAACAAGCACAGGTTGTAGATGACAACATTGCCCCCTACCTGGGACCCCCATGCCCACCTAGACTGAGGACTCACTTGCGAGTCCACGGAGATCTCTGCCACCAATCTCAGCTTGTTCAAGAGGGGCTCCACATAGCGCCGGATGGCTCCTTCAATGTCCCAGCGGACGTCATGGGCTTTGGGATCGGGATTCAGCAAGCTGAAAGTGATCTCGTACCCTGCATGGGAAGGAAGCGGCAGGCTCGTTTTTCTTGTCCGtcatgaagaagaggaaaagggcaGCCGCCAGGTCATGCTGCCAGCCTCTCCCTATGCACCAACTTGGCACACAGAACAGCCCAAGTTCAGTCCTCAGGAGCTCCAGACGCAAATCTAGGAGAGACCCCGGATTGAGGCCCTcaggggggtgggactaaatgacctatctggccccttccaactctatgatttggaAACTTCTGAAATTTCACTTGCATTGTTAATTCGCCGCTCAATTCCTGGGTGTGAAATTTCAAGTGTGGGTCTTTGGGCAACTCCTGCAGATTGATTTGGGGCAGGAATCGGATGAAGTCAGAAAAGCCCCAGCTTGCCACATCCGACGTCAGGCAGCTGCACAAAAACAGTGATGAACTGAGGCTTTCTGCCTCATTCTGCGCATCATCCATTTCTGTCTGCTTCTGCTGCATCTGCTGCTGCTTACGCTTCTATTTACGCTCGCAGGGTATCAAGAGAAAATccatttcagggggagggggggaagcgggCATTTTCATGGGAAGAACTTGGCACGACAAAAGAGAAACCGGAGTAAAGACAATAACATGCATGCTTGAGCATGCCAAATGAGGGAGAGGCTAAACAGGATCACCCTGCCTCTTTTCTCCCACTCACCACCCACTGATAAGCACAGAGTGCTTCTTGTGGGAGGACAAAGGGAGAACGATGTGGGGGTCGGAggtctgccatgagaaaaggaaatTGCTGGAAATGGCCAGTTCAGTCTGCATGATATGCACCTGGAACAGCCAGCTTTGGACATTcggtctcctccaggctgaaaagACCACTGAATGTCCAGCAGGTGTTGACTCTGCAACCACAACGGTGTTGGGGAGGGAACGTGAGCCTTGGGTAGGAGGGAAGCTGCAAGAGCAAAACCTCCAAAGCTGCAAGAGCCACCCGATCTCAAGATTTTGAGCTTTGCAGCCCTGCAATGCAAGGTTTGCTCCTTCTCCTGAAGAGCCATCTTAAGCCTTACCTAAGCTGGATTTGAAAGGCCGTTTCCATTCAGTCCCCGGCTGGAGGATGGGCATGCGGTCAGAGAGGGCCCCTGTGATGGACTCGGCTGAGAAGGACATGACCCAGGTCACCTGCTGTATTTGGGCCCCCATGGCTACCAGCACATCCGGGGCGCCTCGCGGGGCCCGGATTACAGCACTGCGGTGCCTGCTGATGTACATAGTGGTCTCctgcaaaaaaaggagagaggcaCCACAAGTTTGGTTCTGGTTTGATAAGTGCTCGATCCAGCCCTGTAGAGAGATTCTGTACTATAACTGGGAAATTATTTTGGTGACAAAAACTCGTATAGTCGAATCTATGAAATAGCCTCCTCGggaatttaaaaataatctccttATGGCACCAGTGGTTATGAGGGCTGCAGATCTGACAAATTGCTAGATGGGTATGCCAGTTCAGAGTTGCAGCAGAAGTTATACCCAAGCATTTGAAAAATTTTTCCCTTGCTCTATTGGAATTCCAACCTATGGAACAGTGTATCCCTAATTTGTGGACATTCAGTAGAGGATCttccccactatgttttggcatGTCCCTAATTGTCAGATCGCAGGGATAAATTCCTGGATACAATTTAAATCACCATATCCTCCTTTTGTGATTTGGGCAAATTTATCTGTTGACAGGGACCCTTCTATTTTTGCTCTAGCTCCATTACTGCTTGCCCTCTGcatactgcctttgaacatggaggctccacttAGCTATCCAAGGTAAACCTTGTGAGTGGGTGAGTCCACTGATTTCTCAATGGGAGCCGGCATGGTGTAGCGGcgaagagtggcagtttctaatctggcaagctgtgtttgattccctgctcctccacaaccagccagctgggtgacctggggcttgtcacagcactgatagtgctgttctcacagagcagtcctgtcagaactctctcagccctccctacctcccaggatgtctgttgtgggaagaggaagcaaaggcagttgcaaacctctttgagactccttcgggtggtgaaaagaggacacaaaaaccaactcttcttcttctcttccctcaCAGGGTCCCTTTCAGGCCGTACCTAATGACTCCCAGGGCTGATTACAGAATGCAGTTCCTATTGCCAGAGGCAGGGTGGGTGGGCGACGGTGGCATACCTGTGGCAAAATAAGAGAACTAGAAGGTATCACATAGATGGTGAGCGAGCCGGCTGGGGCCTCTTGTGCTGGCAGTGTCACATCACCCGTGCCTGgccaggaaagaagaaagaaaggccaAAGTCTCCCTAAGCATGCTCAACAACCTTCTGGGGGCCCTGTTGTAAGGATATCCCTCCTGTTTTCAGGATCCTTGCATCATGCATGCACACCCTCTGCACCCTACACAGGGGGCTGGTCTCCGAAGCTACCCTGGAAGGTCTTTCTTCCCCATAGTCTAGAAATTCCCTCTGCCCCAACCCCCTGGCTCCAAGCTGGCATCAAATCCAATGGAAGTACAGCCAATCTCTTTTATTCCCATAGCTTTTGGAGAGAAAAGTGTGCCTCAAGGAAGCAGGAAACGCTTAACTCCCGGAGCCTGAGTTAACTCGGGCTCAGCCTTGCATTCTGTCTCTGACAGTAGGCAGCCAGATATCTCTGGAAATTCACACTCCCGTAAAAAGTTTCAGAAGCCATTTGGCTAGTGGATTTGTTAcgcattggtgtagtggttaaaacagcggattctaatctggcaagctgggtttgattccccacttctcctccacaggcagctagcagggtgaccttgggttagtcactgtCCCAATAggtctgttctctcagagctctttccgctacacctatctcacagggtgtctgtcatggggagaggaagggaacgcgattgtcagccgctttgagactccatctgataGTGGAAAacggagtataaaacccaactcttcttctccttctctggcAGTCGTTTTCTTCTTAATTGCCGAGTTTATGTattatttaaagaaaatgttcttttatttatgtattcaatttatataccgcccttcactATGGCATCTCAGGGCAGTGGACATAGATCCAATAAAACAGAATGTACATGAATGCATTATGGGAGAAAGGTGGACCAAAAAATGTCATAACCGAATGCAACAAATACATGAAGGTGGGAGCTGTTGCACTTCTAGTCATGGAGCACTGTGATCTAAGTGTATCTAGTGTAGCCTGTTGGCCTGGTCAGAGAGCACATGATCAATGTCACCCTCCCTCCACCACAGACCATTTCCACTCTGGAATGTCAAAGCAAGCTTTTACCTTGTCCAGAGGCCTGGGACAGCACCTGTTCTTCCTGGGGAGTGGCACGCCGGTAGGATATCTGATAGTGAGCCGTCACACTGGTCTTTGCTGGAATGAGAGAGCAGGTAACTCAATCTTCCATCCACATTTGAGCTGCCGTTACCAACACCCTGCTCATCCTATACACGTGCcatggtccaggggtagtcaacctgtggtcctccagatgtccatggactacaattcccatgaattgtagtccatgaacatctggaggaccacaggttgactacccctgccatagtcaGCATCCCACTAGAATGGGGATCGCTAGAAACTAACCTTGACCCAAAAAGAAAGGTTGTCCCATTCAACAAAGCCCCCGTTGATCAAAGGAGACCCACAAGGTGTCGTGTCATCCCTCACTCCATGCCATGTACTCCAGAATCAGATGAACTAAAGCCCCAAGAACCATCAGTCTGGTCTCTCGTTCTCCATGTTTTCCCCTTCAACCCCCACTTTCTTCCTCCCTGGGCTCTCAGTCCGCATGTCGCCTTTTCTCCCAGAAAACGGAGAGCATCCTTTGTGATATGATCTCTTGTTGGGCATGTTACGACTCTAGTGAATGGTTTTGTCtgccttttggccactaggtgtaACGTCTAGCTTTCACTTTGTTCCAACTGTTCTTTGAAAATAAAAGCCATGGAAAGAGCAAATGGAGAAACTGAGCAAATGGAAGAAAACTCTTCTGCCATGGGaagagcaaatggtggggtgTTGATGGGGACAGGGGGGTGTCCATACATATCCCTGGCCTGGGCTTGCCAGTTTTTCTTAGCAATAGATACTCTATCATGAGGattccagatgtaccctcttggacaCAGTAAAATGCTGAACTATTTTCTATGAAGAATGTCTCGGTTTTCCTTGACTCCTAAGAGAGAGCAGCCTTGGTTTATGACATAAGGGCAGCTCAGAGTCACACAGAGCTGCTCACTCCCAAATGACGGCAACTGCTGGCTGCAACTTGCACATCCCATAAGTCAGGCAAGACTTCCATCTTGCCTTGCACTCCCCTTTGAACAAGTTTCTGacggtagccgtgttgatctttagattttaattagattttaatccaggagcaccttaagagACCAAGCAGAGATTCAGGGCATAAGTCAAAATCCCCTTTGCCTCGCCAGGGCCTATACTCTGAAACTCTCACCAGTCtgtaaggtgctcttggactcggATATGATTGTTCCCTTAAAACAATTTCCATGCCCACTTTCACAACTCTGCACAGGCACCGAGCACCTGGTAACTGAGAGACACACGCATCACAAGAAAACACGGAgcagcccctccctccttccccgacTTACAGTTCAAGGGTGTCTCTGTCTCCTGGTTCTCTTTAAAGGGAAGCTTTCTCTCCTGGTCGCCCAGCAGAGTCCCTTTGGCAAACACAACCGAGATCGGCACAGTCAGCTGGAACTGAATCAGAATCCACAAAGTTACCAGCCCCCTCCTGCTCGCCTGACTCCACACATATGTCCCTCGCCGTGAGCCTGCACAGCCCTTGGCAGAAGCGCTGCTGCAAGGCTGCCCTTCCTGCCCACGAGTCCTCCCCACTAGCACTGTTACTAGGCTGCTACCCAGCAAGGACTCCTtggttgggtggggtgggggaagaggcaaAGGCTCGCTCTAACCAGTAAAGTGTCCAAGTTGGCGATCTCGGAGTAAGGCAGGGTGGCCCGGCTGGTCTCTGTTGTTTTCCACCAGAGGGGCAGTCCCACCACAACAGCGATGGTCGCAAAGGAGAGGGCGGCATATTTCCCCCTTGCCTTTTCTGAACAGagacaaaggaaggaaagaaagagaactgTCAAAACGCTGCATTAAAGTGGAGCAACTCTATCCTAAGCAGAGGCCTCCAGACACAAGAAGGGCCTTGCCGGAGCAGACCTTCTCAGCCAACAGCCCTCCCACTGTCATTGTTTAAGCCCAGCATCCAATTCAGTGGTAGACTGCATCTGAACATGgaggaatgatgatgatgaagaagtgttgtttctcatatgctgcttttctctgccaggagtctcaaagcagcttacatttgccttccctttcctctccccacaacagacagcctgtgaggtgggtgaggctgaaagagccttaAGATtggttgttgtgagttttctgggctgtgtcgCTGTGGTCGGGTAGTTTTAGCCTATGACATTTTATCAGGGACTAAacctaccagaccacagccacacagtccagaaaacccacaaccaccagCTGACTGAGCCATGAAAGTTTCAACAATTCAAAGCCTAAGATCTtgcagttttttgtttgtttggttttttttataaAGTGGAGGCACATTAGTGGGCAAACAGATCTTGTGTGCTTGTGGGTTAAGCCTTGTAAAGTTGCAGCCAGTTTACAGCAATCCCAACAAGAGGCTTCTCACCAAGTGAAAAGCAGAAGAGGCAGAGCCTAGAATGTCTTAAGCGGAGTAGGGTCAAATGTATGTAAAAAAGAGGTCCACCGGAGACTATTAATGCTAAATAAGTGGCTAAATGAGGCCACTGTGTTCAAGCCTCCGACATTCATTTTCTGGGGGCCAACAAAAGGAGGGGCTTTTAGTCTCCATGTTCCCACCTCTGGGCATCTTACTGGACTATAATCAGGAgtagctctccagacgtccatggactacaattcccatgagcccctgtcagcatggccaatgagcaggggctcatggtaactgtagtccatggacatctggagagccacagattagCCACCCCTGGAGGGGACCGCCTTGACCTAATCTTGCAGCATGGCCGTTCTGATATGCTCAGAGCATGCAAAGGCAGAACAGCAGCCGGACCCCCGAAAACAGGCAACAGAGATGCCTTCGCCCATTCAGACGGAACTAGGAATCGAATTCAATCCGAATCCCATCGGCCCCGACCGACTTCAGAGTTCCCTCCCCGCTCCCGAGGCCCGGGTGGAGCTCAGGTCTCCATCGCACCTGCCGCATCCGTCGCCTCGGCGGAGGCTgccatctttttttcccccccttgagTAGCCGGTTCAAGGGGCGGAGTCCCTAAGCGTCAATGACACGAACCAATCAAGAGCCACAAAACTGAGCCACAGTGTCCTGGTCCAATCCTGTGATTAATGGGGAGGAGCTTAGCCAAGAGGATAAAGAGCGGCGCGGGCGCTGAAGGAATTGCACATGCGCAGTGGGGGAATGTGCGGCGCTCTGTTGGGCGGGGCTGCGGAGAGCGCGCAAATCTGATTGGTCAGCTTGCGCGGAAGAGCGCTGGGGCCGGGGCGGAGCAGCCCAGCCTAGCCCTGAACTTGCGGTGTTCCTGCAGGGTCGCCCTCTTCAGGGTCTAGCAAGGCTCTTCGGCAGAGCAACACGGAGAGGCAGTGATGGGGAAAGCGGTGCCTGTCGCCTGACTTCCAGGCAGTTTTCTCAGGTACAGGAGCGCTGCAGGAACAGACGGGCCGCAAATGCTCCGGGTTGCTGCAAGATCTCCCCCAGTCTCTCTCCTGAGCGGTCCCCATTCATTTATTTGGAATATTGGTATGCCACTTCACCAGGGAACCTGCATGAGTCGGTGAACATAATACAGATCTAAAACGTCATACTAATTCAAGCGTTTGAAACCTCACCTGGACCATAAAATGTGctttaaacatttttcagactaAAGACAAATgattaaatgttttgttttgttttttaaaccagtCCCTTTATAAACAGCATGAGCAAACTGAACTGTGTTGTCCTGGTCtaaaagaaaaaagcagggaGGTAGTATGTATGAACAAAACCTTAGGGTCATTAGGGACTGGAAGCTAActatgagcaggcagtgcgatgTGGTGATAAAGAAGGTGACTGCAGTCTTGagatgtatcaacagagccatcaatGTGACAGCATCGCTTGCTCTTCTGctttccttctgccttctcccAACCATGCCAGTCGTGTCATACAGAACACCGCAAATGCCTGCAACCTTCTGGGAATTGGGTGTGTGGATTCAAGCACATTATTTAAGAGCAGTCTTCCTGTCTGCAGCCCCTTGGAAAGTTTCGGGTTCTCTTTCTGGCTGCCAGGCTGCATATTTTGTGCAGGAGCGTACACATGTTGGACGTCACAAGAGCTTTAGACAGGCCTTGTGCATTGACGCATGCTTTCAGAACACACTCAACAGCCCCACGCTGTGCCATGAAGAGGCGTGTGTTAGGATTTTGTTTCCGCTTCTCCGACGCCGTTAAATCTGCTGCTGCATTTGCGACAGAAGTCCCACTGGGCTGGGCCAAAGGGAGAAGCTGCCTGTTTCTGGGAGGCTTGAAAAACTGATTCTACCTTCACTAAGAAATAACCTGACGTTGCTTTGGTTATTCCCCTACTTTTATGGCTAGCGTTACGCAGCTATTTGGTTATTTTAAGCCTTTTCTACTCGATGGACATAGAAACAACACTGAGGAGCTTGTAGAGCCCACTTTAAGCCCCAGATTGTCAGACAGCTGAAAAGCTAAACAGGCTAGAGTTAGTACTTAGAAAGCACCCAGGTAGACTTGGGTTCCCAGGCCCAGAAAGGTAATGCCTGACCACCTCTGCTCATTTCTCGCCTCGAGAACCCTGTAGACTGGGTCACTCTGAGTTAGTTGCAACTCAATGGAGTATTAATTCATTCAGAAACCAGGACAATtgaatagatcagcctttctcaacttggtcaccattgagaaactccttaaaccttcttctggctttgagaaaccccagaaatggcaccatcttgcagaatatggtggggaagcagagctgtggacacgcccacccgaggcCACTCCCCTTcaccccctccaagcctatcattggccattttgggaggacagGCGGGTTGAcaggaccgtatatggtcatatcactcgaacaatgtttaacaaattgaaaataatattaaaattaattagctcccacccatttgggaaacccttccagggccatcacaaaaccctggctgagaaagcctggaacaGATTGTGAAGATTTTCATCATAGGGAAACAGCACAGTGTGAAAATGCGGGGGCCGGGGGTTGATCTGCAAACAGTTGTGTTTCCAGTGCATCCTTCTGTGTGGAGGGAAGCAGAGTCCAAAGGCTCTGACGTGACAGGAGGAGGTTTGCAGTTATTACCTTTGTCAAAAGCACAAATCTTTGAAAGATAAGATGGATTATAAATATCACAAGGTCCCTACCCCAAAAGGCCTGGGGGGAAGAGTATCATAGaaaagaatcatggagttggaaggggccacgaaggccatctagtcccaccccctgctcgatacagaatcagcctaaggcaggggtagtcaaactgtggccctccagatgtccatggactacaattcccatgagcccctgccagcaaacgctggcaggggctcaagggaattgtagtccatcgacatctggatggccgcagcttgactacccctggcctaaggcatCCAGAACAAGTccatgtccagctgctgtttgaagacctccttaggcagcccattccattgctgaactattgtgattccccacacacaccccgatatctagcctgtaccattccacatgtagtttaaacacattgttgtgggccctctcctctgctgctaacaggaacctttccctgccctcctccaggtgacagcctttcagatacttaaggagAGCCAGcctgtcccctctccgcctcctattctccaggctgaaaattcccaagcctttcctcatagggcttcatCCCCATGCCCCCCAAAGGGTGGCTTCTTTTGCTCCCCGACCGTTGTCAACTGGAAAGAACAACTGAGAAGCAAACTTCCTTCTCACCTTGTTCGGGGGCATCCCTGTTCCACACATTGCtgtcagagagaaacagacctatccactggcaatatgataaataaagaaaaatgccctatttttgtggttttccttgtttctttattctttaggacttctgtcaaaacgggatccaggtaatctccgttttcagttctttcatcagtgacaagtccttatatatattaatagtataatattggctacaggctcacataggtaccAGTctgaacgtgtcaatacagactggtatccccatacttatgtgagcctgtggccaatattatactattaatatatatgaCTTGTCagtgatgaaagaactgaaaacggagattacctggatccCGTTTTGACAGacgtcctaaagaataaagaaacaaggaaaaccacaaaaataggacatttttcgttatttatcatattgccagtggataggtctgtttctctctgtttgctttaattattagaccgtccttcttatactcttgtatgaccACACGTGGCTGTCGCCAGTCGAGTTActgagcagggctggccctgaccAGAAAGAGGCAACTAGAGAGGCGGAATGAAAAGTCCTTTTGAAAGAACTGCACGGTGAAAGCAGGAGTAGTAGCAGCAACAACGGGAAAGTCACCCATCTACTGTTTTTATTAGTTGGTGGCCTAGTTAGTACGTCATCAGGTGCACACAGGTCTCACAAAACACATAGCGACACACACAGGCCGGT contains:
- the PIGS gene encoding GPI-anchor transamidase component PIGS; protein product: MAASAEATDAAEKARGKYAALSFATIAVVVGLPLWWKTTETSRATLPYSEIANLDTLLFQLTVPISVVFAKGTLLGDQERKLPFKENQETETPLNSKTSVTAHYQISYRRATPQEEQVLSQASGQGTGDVTLPAQEAPAGSLTIYVIPSSSLILPQETTMYISRHRSAVIRAPRGAPDVLVAMGAQIQQVTWVMSFSAESITGALSDRMPILQPGTEWKRPFKSSLGYEITFSLLNPDPKAHDVRWDIEGAIRRYVEPLLNKLRLVAEISVDSQILYYAALGVVPRFDARSNSFILGAHSLPHVINPVEARLGSSAASLYPVLNFLLYVPERSHSPLYIQDKDGAAVPTNAFHSPRWGGIMVYNVEPEAANDTSFPRRVDVDMARVMEVFLAQLRLLFGILPVPLPEGTVLESFENEGLSAWELDRLLWTRTVENVATVATTLTSLAQLLEKISNIVIQDDVASQVFHAVESAQKALQDLGLGRLESAFQASKEAIMSSERAFFDPSLLHLLYFPDDQKFAIYIPLFLPMAVPILLSLARILREARQKKKAEKEATKMD